In the Piscinibacter sp. XHJ-5 genome, one interval contains:
- a CDS encoding acyl-CoA dehydrogenase translates to MDFSLNDDHVALRDAVQRFCDGEYPAHQRGNLETPELAATRWAGMAELGLLGLPFDPELGGSGQSAIELMLVAQELGRSLGGGAWLSSVVLAGQLLAKAGTPAQCSRWLPALASGDLRLALAFGEADSRYDLSRVATAARTVNGVCRIDGRKTLVLDGDTADVFFVVARSAGATREPHGLTIFAIDAKARGVHVRPFATLDGRHAAHVDFDGVEVGADAIVGTAGEALPLLESAVDGAAAALCAEAAGAMEALLDLTAEHLKTRKQFGAPLAKFQVLQHRVADMLIALEQVKSMACAAAMAVDAGDAPQRRRIVSAAKSLVGQLGRQVGLAAIQLHGAMGMTDECRAGHYAKRLLVINQLFGDAAHHLQRLSAQPQC, encoded by the coding sequence ATGGACTTCTCCTTGAACGACGACCATGTCGCGCTTCGCGATGCGGTGCAGCGCTTCTGCGACGGCGAGTACCCGGCGCACCAGCGCGGCAACCTCGAAACACCCGAGCTCGCCGCGACGCGCTGGGCCGGCATGGCCGAACTCGGGCTGCTCGGCTTGCCCTTCGATCCGGAGCTCGGCGGCAGCGGCCAGAGCGCCATCGAGCTGATGCTGGTCGCGCAGGAACTCGGTCGCAGCCTCGGCGGCGGAGCATGGCTGTCGAGCGTCGTGCTGGCTGGCCAGTTGCTGGCCAAAGCAGGCACTCCGGCGCAATGCAGTCGCTGGCTGCCGGCGCTGGCCAGCGGCGATCTGCGATTGGCGCTCGCGTTCGGTGAAGCCGATTCGCGCTATGACCTGTCGCGTGTCGCCACGGCGGCTCGCACGGTGAACGGCGTCTGTCGAATCGATGGACGCAAGACGTTGGTGCTCGACGGCGACACGGCGGATGTGTTTTTCGTGGTCGCTCGCAGCGCCGGCGCAACCCGCGAGCCGCACGGCCTGACGATCTTCGCCATCGACGCGAAGGCGCGCGGCGTCCACGTCCGGCCCTTCGCCACGCTCGACGGCCGGCACGCGGCGCATGTCGACTTCGACGGTGTCGAGGTCGGTGCCGATGCCATCGTCGGCACGGCGGGTGAAGCGCTCCCCCTGCTCGAAAGCGCCGTCGACGGCGCCGCAGCCGCGCTGTGCGCCGAGGCCGCCGGCGCGATGGAAGCGCTGCTCGACCTCACGGCCGAACACCTCAAGACACGCAAGCAGTTCGGCGCGCCGCTCGCCAAGTTCCAGGTGCTGCAGCATCGCGTGGCCGACATGCTGATCGCGCTGGAGCAGGTGAAGTCGATGGCTTGCGCCGCTGCGATGGCAGTCGACGCAGGCGACGCGCCACAGCGCCGCCGCATCGTCTCCGCCGCGAAGTCCTTGGTCGGCCAGCTCGGCCGCCAGGTGGGCCTCGCTGCCATCCAGCTCCACGGCGCGATGGGCATGACCGACGAATGCCGCGCCGGCCATTACGCCAAGCGCCTGCTCGTCATCAATCAACTGTTCGGTGATGCAGCGCATCACCTGCAACGTCTTTCCGCACAGCCTCAGTGCTGA
- a CDS encoding acyl-CoA dehydrogenase family protein, with protein sequence MKLEFSAADEAFRREVRAFVSANLPADIKRKVELGLRLEHEDYVTWFRKLESRGWITPGWPVEHGGPGWNHVQRYIFDEETLLGGAPRIIASGIQMLGPVLIAFGTEAQKKRYLPNIRHSSTWWAQGFSEPGAGSDLAAVRTTAVKGTDADGEHFIVNGHKVWTSYAQWCSMMFALVRTDPTAKAQEGISFLLIDMKSPGVELRPIRMLEGGTDLNEVYLDNVRVPAENLVGELNKGWSYGKYLLGHERTGIAGIGSCKQQLARARTLAEQQGLGDDPLLRSRLAQFDIELMALEFTALRLLSANQKSRVPAVEASMLKVRGTELRQAIYELLVDIAGPNAVPFSAEAQFLDCVGDLPAPVELGTLAANCLDSRKLSIYGGANEVQRNLIAKAFLAA encoded by the coding sequence ATGAAGCTCGAGTTCTCCGCCGCCGACGAAGCCTTTCGCCGGGAAGTGCGCGCCTTCGTCAGCGCCAACCTGCCGGCCGACATCAAGCGCAAGGTCGAGCTCGGCCTGCGCCTGGAGCACGAGGACTACGTCACCTGGTTCCGCAAGCTCGAGTCGCGCGGCTGGATCACGCCCGGCTGGCCGGTCGAACACGGCGGCCCGGGGTGGAACCATGTGCAGCGCTACATCTTCGACGAAGAGACGCTGCTCGGCGGCGCGCCGCGCATCATCGCGAGCGGCATCCAGATGCTCGGGCCGGTGCTGATCGCGTTCGGCACCGAGGCGCAGAAGAAGCGCTACCTGCCCAACATCCGCCACAGCAGCACCTGGTGGGCGCAAGGCTTCTCCGAGCCCGGCGCAGGCTCGGACCTCGCGGCCGTGCGCACCACCGCCGTCAAGGGGACGGACGCCGACGGCGAGCACTTCATCGTCAACGGCCACAAGGTCTGGACCTCGTACGCCCAGTGGTGCTCGATGATGTTCGCGCTGGTGCGCACCGACCCGACGGCCAAGGCGCAGGAGGGCATCTCCTTTCTGCTGATCGACATGAAGTCGCCGGGCGTCGAGCTGCGCCCGATCCGCATGCTCGAAGGCGGCACCGACTTGAACGAGGTCTACCTCGACAACGTGCGAGTGCCGGCAGAGAACCTGGTCGGCGAGCTGAACAAGGGTTGGTCCTACGGCAAGTACCTGCTCGGGCATGAGCGCACGGGCATCGCCGGCATCGGCTCGTGCAAGCAGCAACTCGCAAGGGCGCGCACGCTTGCCGAGCAGCAGGGCCTCGGCGACGACCCATTGCTGCGGTCGCGCCTGGCGCAGTTCGACATCGAGCTGATGGCGCTCGAATTCACCGCGCTGCGCCTGTTGAGCGCGAACCAGAAGAGCCGCGTGCCGGCGGTCGAAGCGTCGATGCTCAAGGTGCGCGGCACCGAGTTGCGCCAGGCGATCTACGAGCTGCTGGTCGACATCGCCGGCCCGAATGCGGTGCCGTTCTCCGCCGAGGCGCAGTTCCTCGACTGTGTGGGCGACCTGCCTGCGCCCGTCGAGCTGGGAACGCTCGCGGCGAACTGCCTCGACTCGCGCAAGTTGTCGATCTACGGCGGCGCGAACGAAGTGCAGCGCAACCTGATCGCCAAGGCCTTCCTGGCCGCATGA
- a CDS encoding acetate--CoA ligase family protein, which yields MRRDLCLALRVERPRSTHGGCGVPRKLLTYATTEDEHTHQMTTSSPSTTPRPINRLLEPRSIAIVGASTDPRSFGGFVLANLERFGYPGAIHLVSRSSAEINARACVKTVDDLPEGIDVAVLAIPEAGVLDAVRSCAARRVGAVVIYASGYAEAGEEGRARQEQLAEIADSAGMLLLGPNCMGFTHFEAGVPLTFEPVSPYPCAGRPGVGVLAQSGAMAANLRDAFIGRGQALTAAVSTGNEATVSVEDVLAYFIADAQTRVIAMYVEQIRRPQLFLRLAAQAREAGKPIVLLMPGKSARAREAAQSHTGALAGDHATATALLKREAVVVVDSLDKLFDTTAILARFPVPSSKGTVFVTGSGAMKNIALDFADDIGLSLPALTAPTVQRLTEVLPGYAVAENPLDYTTIGVRNPGLIGEIIDTMLADENVGNLVLSIPTGPAVAQRDKAEHLLPAIARAAKPAVLVLIGDNGPIEPFFIDAIRASGVPFFRSPDRALRALARVAAYGEALQRASRATRGRAAPLPLPTPLPPSGVLAEYQGKAWLAAAGLAIPKGALARSVDEALAVAADIGYPVVIKAQASELPHKSDVGGVLVGLADAQALRKGWQRLHANVASHRPELQLDGVLIEAMGPRGLELVVGAKRDADWGPVVLVGLGGVWIEALKDVRLIPADMAEADIVVELGRLKAASLLKGIRGAAAVDVQAVARVVALVGAQMRANPQIAEIDINPLVAYPDRVLALDALVVVNNEAQS from the coding sequence TTGCGGCGGGATCTTTGCCTCGCACTGCGGGTAGAGAGGCCCCGGAGCACACATGGAGGTTGTGGTGTACCAAGAAAGCTGTTAACGTATGCCACAACTGAAGACGAGCATACGCACCAAATGACCACCTCATCACCCTCCACCACGCCGCGCCCGATCAACCGACTGCTGGAGCCCCGCTCCATCGCGATCGTTGGCGCCTCCACCGACCCGCGTTCCTTCGGCGGCTTCGTGCTCGCCAACCTCGAGCGTTTCGGCTACCCGGGCGCCATCCACCTCGTGAGCCGAAGCAGCGCCGAGATCAATGCCCGCGCCTGCGTGAAGACGGTCGACGACTTGCCCGAGGGCATTGACGTGGCCGTGCTCGCGATCCCCGAAGCGGGGGTGCTCGACGCGGTGCGTTCATGCGCCGCACGTCGGGTCGGTGCCGTCGTGATCTATGCCTCCGGCTACGCCGAAGCGGGCGAAGAGGGCCGCGCGAGGCAAGAGCAACTGGCCGAGATCGCGGATAGCGCCGGCATGCTGCTGCTGGGGCCCAACTGCATGGGGTTCACCCACTTCGAAGCCGGCGTGCCACTGACCTTCGAGCCGGTGTCGCCGTACCCCTGCGCCGGCCGCCCGGGTGTCGGCGTGCTCGCGCAAAGCGGCGCGATGGCGGCCAACCTGCGCGATGCATTCATCGGCCGCGGCCAGGCACTGACCGCCGCGGTGTCGACGGGCAACGAAGCCACCGTCAGCGTCGAGGACGTGCTCGCGTATTTCATCGCCGATGCGCAGACACGCGTGATCGCGATGTACGTCGAGCAGATCCGCCGTCCGCAGCTCTTCCTGCGCCTCGCGGCGCAGGCCCGCGAGGCCGGCAAGCCGATCGTGCTGCTGATGCCGGGCAAGAGCGCCCGCGCCCGCGAAGCCGCGCAGTCGCACACCGGTGCGCTGGCGGGTGACCACGCCACCGCCACCGCGCTGCTCAAGCGCGAAGCGGTCGTCGTCGTCGATTCGCTCGACAAACTGTTCGACACCACGGCGATCCTGGCGCGCTTCCCCGTGCCGTCGTCCAAGGGCACGGTCTTCGTGACCGGTTCCGGCGCAATGAAGAACATCGCGCTCGATTTCGCCGACGACATCGGCCTCTCGCTGCCCGCGCTGACCGCGCCGACCGTGCAGCGTCTCACCGAAGTGCTGCCCGGTTATGCGGTTGCCGAGAACCCGCTGGACTACACCACGATCGGTGTGCGCAACCCCGGCCTCATCGGCGAGATCATCGACACGATGCTGGCCGACGAAAACGTCGGAAATCTCGTGCTCAGCATTCCCACGGGCCCGGCGGTCGCGCAGCGCGACAAGGCCGAGCACCTGCTGCCGGCAATCGCGCGCGCCGCCAAGCCCGCGGTGCTGGTGCTGATCGGCGACAACGGGCCGATCGAGCCGTTTTTCATCGACGCGATCCGCGCAAGCGGCGTGCCCTTCTTCCGCTCGCCGGACCGGGCACTGCGTGCGTTGGCGCGGGTCGCCGCCTACGGCGAAGCCTTGCAGCGAGCATCGCGTGCGACGCGTGGCAGGGCCGCGCCGCTCCCACTGCCCACACCGCTGCCGCCGTCGGGCGTGCTGGCTGAATATCAGGGCAAGGCCTGGCTCGCCGCGGCCGGCCTCGCGATTCCGAAGGGCGCGCTGGCACGCAGCGTCGACGAAGCGCTCGCCGTTGCTGCCGACATCGGCTACCCGGTCGTCATCAAGGCGCAGGCGAGCGAGCTGCCGCACAAGAGCGATGTCGGCGGCGTCCTCGTCGGCCTGGCCGATGCGCAGGCGTTGCGCAAGGGCTGGCAGCGCCTGCATGCCAATGTGGCGTCGCACCGGCCCGAACTGCAGCTCGACGGCGTGCTGATCGAAGCGATGGGACCGCGCGGCCTCGAGCTCGTTGTCGGAGCCAAGCGCGATGCCGATTGGGGACCGGTCGTCCTCGTCGGCCTCGGCGGCGTGTGGATCGAGGCGCTGAAGGACGTGCGGCTCATTCCCGCCGACATGGCCGAGGCCGACATCGTTGTCGAGCTCGGCCGGCTCAAGGCGGCCTCCCTGCTGAAGGGCATACGCGGCGCCGCCGCAGTCGACGTACAGGCGGTGGCGCGTGTCGTCGCGCTGGTCGGCGCCCAGATGCGCGCCAACCCGCAGATCGCCGAGATCGACATCAACCCGCTGGTCGCCTACCCCGACCGCGTGCTGGCGCTCGACGCGCTGGTCGTCGTCAACAACGAGGCGCAGTCATGA
- a CDS encoding GntR family transcriptional regulator → MDTKPTPHASPDLNAEPSSDAPQRGGRAADIRATLQDEIESGKLGPGAALDERALATRFDVSRTPVREALQQLAARGLVRIAPRQGVFVSRLSINRVRAMLEYIGELESLCAKLAARRLDDEVRRALDAAVAQCEEAAEHGGAAEYAVANTVFHEAVYAGCRNEYLAEQIRQARRLIQRYRVRDFQTKAQIAASLEDHRKIAQAIQAGDEALAAETMLLHVPAGTTGFSEFLAKVPMSFFETESGNDA, encoded by the coding sequence ATGGATACCAAGCCCACCCCTCACGCTTCACCCGACCTGAACGCCGAGCCTTCGTCCGACGCACCCCAGCGCGGGGGCCGCGCGGCGGACATCCGCGCCACGCTGCAGGACGAGATCGAGAGCGGAAAGCTGGGCCCGGGTGCCGCCCTCGACGAGCGCGCGCTGGCCACCCGCTTCGACGTGTCGCGCACACCTGTCCGCGAAGCGCTGCAGCAGCTCGCTGCGCGCGGGCTGGTCCGCATCGCGCCGCGCCAAGGCGTGTTCGTCTCTCGCCTGTCGATCAACCGCGTGCGGGCGATGCTCGAATACATCGGCGAACTCGAATCCTTGTGCGCCAAGCTCGCCGCACGCCGCCTCGACGACGAAGTGCGCCGCGCGCTGGATGCGGCCGTCGCTCAATGCGAAGAGGCCGCAGAGCATGGCGGTGCGGCCGAGTACGCCGTCGCCAACACGGTGTTCCACGAAGCCGTCTACGCCGGCTGCCGCAACGAGTACCTGGCCGAGCAGATCCGCCAGGCGCGCAGGCTGATCCAGCGCTACCGCGTGCGCGACTTCCAGACCAAGGCGCAGATCGCCGCGTCGCTCGAAGACCACCGCAAGATCGCGCAAGCGATCCAGGCCGGCGATGAAGCACTCGCCGCCGAAACGATGCTGCTGCACGTACCGGCAGGCACCACCGGATTCTCGGAATTCCTCGCCAAGGTGCCGATGAGCTTCTTCGAAACTGAGTCCGGCAACGACGCCTGA
- a CDS encoding RidA family protein has product MGNLICSSGIGGKDPADGQLPPDAASQARLAFDNMERLLEAGGATLADVAKLTVYAKDNSVRQAINTEWLRCFPDAADRPARHILIQDLQHGMWLQLEFIALIQKAG; this is encoded by the coding sequence GTGGGCAACCTGATCTGCTCGTCGGGCATCGGCGGCAAGGACCCGGCCGATGGCCAGTTGCCGCCCGATGCGGCCTCGCAAGCGCGGCTTGCATTCGACAACATGGAGCGGTTGCTCGAAGCCGGCGGCGCCACCCTCGCCGACGTCGCGAAGCTGACCGTCTACGCGAAAGACAACTCCGTGCGTCAAGCCATCAACACCGAATGGCTGCGCTGCTTCCCCGACGCGGCGGACCGCCCCGCGCGACACATCCTCATCCAGGACCTGCAACACGGCATGTGGCTGCAGCTCGAATTCATCGCCCTCATTCAGAAAGCAGGTTGA